A genomic window from Flavobacterium hankyongi includes:
- a CDS encoding TatD family hydrolase, whose product MILTDTHTHLYSSQFADDRNEMIQNAIDKGVTRFFIPAIDSSYAERMFDLEEQYPDNVFLMMGLHPCYVKENYEEELLFVEHQFSKRKFFAVGEIGIDLYWDKTTLEIQKIAFQRQIQLAKKYKLPINIHCRDAFDEIFEVLEMEKSDDLFGIFHCFSGDLEQAKKAISYGMKLGIGGVVTFKNGKIDQFINQIDLKHIVLETDAPYLAPAPHRGKRNESRYVTLVAQKLSELYGLPVEEIARITTQNSKEVFGI is encoded by the coding sequence ATGATTTTAACTGATACACATACACATTTATACTCATCTCAATTTGCTGATGATCGTAACGAAATGATTCAAAATGCAATTGATAAAGGAGTAACTCGTTTTTTTATTCCAGCAATTGACTCTTCTTATGCAGAGCGAATGTTTGATTTAGAAGAGCAATATCCTGATAATGTTTTTTTAATGATGGGTTTGCATCCTTGTTATGTGAAAGAGAATTATGAGGAAGAGCTTCTATTTGTAGAGCATCAATTTTCAAAAAGAAAGTTTTTTGCGGTAGGTGAAATAGGAATAGATTTGTATTGGGACAAAACAACACTTGAAATACAAAAGATTGCATTTCAAAGACAAATTCAATTAGCTAAGAAGTATAAGTTGCCAATTAATATTCATTGCCGAGATGCTTTTGACGAAATTTTTGAAGTGTTAGAGATGGAAAAGTCTGATGATTTGTTTGGGATTTTTCATTGTTTTTCAGGGGATTTAGAACAAGCGAAAAAAGCTATTTCTTATGGAATGAAACTGGGAATAGGAGGGGTTGTTACTTTTAAAAATGGTAAAATAGATCAGTTCATTAATCAAATTGATTTAAAGCATATTGTTCTTGAGACGGATGCGCCTTATTTAGCACCAGCTCCACATAGAGGAAAGCGAAATGAAAGCAGATATGTAACTCTAGTTGCACAAAAACTATCCGAACTTTATGGTCTTCCTGTAGAAGAAATCGCAAGGATTACTACACAAAACTCAAAAGAAGTGTTTGGAATATAA